The region CCTTATGCCTCCCTCAATGGCCGCCACCCTACCCCCTTGCTTCTCCGACCACCGAGCCACCACTGTGCCACTCCGCTGAagccgtgagccgccattgaccaccactataTGAGGTGGTAGTGGCTGGTACCCgacttagaaaaccctaattatcctaatgaaaccctaatgggcctaaggaCTTAGCTATTGGGCCTAATTGGGCTGTGAAGGGTTAGAAACTCTAATTAGgctttagaaaaccctaattttggatatatgGATTATGGGTTGTCGGGACCCGCACTTTTAGAAGACCGGATTGGGATTATGGATTAAGCCGACCACACTACATGATTGACCCAACagattgatggacttaatggactaagtccttaatgggttaagtgggaaacacttaaccctaaccatcatttcatgtgaaaaccctaattatgttgGGTTTAGAGTTGGGCCTTCCTGTTGTGCCTAGATGTCTGAACTCTTGATGGGCCAACTATTAACAAGTAAACGGACTAGAATATTTGGATTAGGCTTTAGGAGAAGGCCTATTAGACAGGCTTGGGCCTAAttaggaaaattgggccatagatgggccttgatgattatgagatattcactactagaaaaacatccttttacgacgctcattgcgcatcgtaaaaggctcagacgacgcgcaaatgctcgtcaaggaaggccctgtcataaagagagacgacacgcttttgcgcgtcgtctataggcgacacacatttacgacgtgcaattacgacgcgcgtttacgacacgcaatgcgtatcaagaaaagccctgtcataaaggaaaacaacacgcattcgcgtgtcgtaaccttacgacgcgcgtgttaatgacacgcaatgcatatcaagaaaacccctgtcaagaaaggccatgtcataaatgaagatgacacacatttttgcgtatcataattttaaatgtttaaaaaaaatattatttatagatttactaattttcagattaaatttgtatttaatgtctcataatagaaaataaaatatcatatacaaaaaatacaatccattgcataaaatttaatgtcatacaaataatcgttccatggaaagataaaacaaatcaatagttgtaacaaaaatttacaaactaattagatacaagaaatataaaaaaatatgccCTCAAATGCTTTTCAAAGTCTAATCTCCATGTCAGCTCTTCAACTCACTTCTCCAGTTTGTCCTTAGGTTCCCTAAGGGCTCCAGCATCTCTTGTAGTTTCAAAGGCACAAAGAAGAACAGAGCGTGATATTATTTTGCCACGTAGATGTTCTTCAGTGATGTGATGAGAATCATACCCATTCAAAGGCACAAAAAGTAGCCAGTAGCACTTGTTATGTCAAGCACAAGCACATATAGAAATATGCCAATTTGAATAAAATCAGTGTAAgtaaagactagagagaagataACAACACATACCAAGTGATGGAGGCTTTGTTGCAAAGTGAACGACCAAGTCATCTACAAGAAGCATGACTAAAACTTCCAAAATCTTCTGTGTACCCATATCCCTCTTCTTTTAAAGTTTACAGAATGTTTAGAATGCTCTCCTTGCCCTGTTATTTCAACTGTCAGGGGAAAAAAAGCCACAAAGTAGTAGAAAGTAACTATATTTATTGAAGAATATCATGTAAACTTGTATGAAGTACATATAGTCATATATACAGGCAAGATTCTAAACAGTACCTCTTTAACGGAACGGTGAAGAACTGAATTccttcttcaccaaaagctcacGTTCTTTTTTCTGATGATCTTTTAAATGAGAGCTTCTTATCCCTAGTAACAAGGACCTAGGCACCCTGCCATTAAAATACATTTAAACAATATTACCAATTTACCCCTCCTGATATATTTGGAATAACTCTTTCTAGCTTCATATGTCAAAAGACTTAGAAAGATTTCTAGCTCACCTTGGAATAAATGACATGGTCAGTAGGTAAAGCAGTTGTTGATGTGAAAGCATAGGAAGAAAATTCAGGGCAGCTCTGCACACTGCAACCTCTTTAACAGCTTCCCCACAATTGAAACCTTTAAAGACAACGGTTTGATATTAGAGTCtataaaagtataaatatatccaaccacaatatatatatatatatatatatatatatatatatatatatatatatatatatgtgtgtgtgtgtgtgtgtgtgtgtgtgtatatatatacatatatatatatatatatgtatatatatatatatctgcaaAACATCACCATGGTTGAATCCTATGTGGTAAGCCCTTGGAAAGGTCATTACAAATTCACCTGGGTTCTGTACTAACCTGCAATCATGAAACAGAAGAAATTTTCAGTAGAATGTCCCAAATCTCAACAACATGTTTTACACAATTAGTTTGAGATTTTCCAAAGGAAGTTGACAATGTGAAGTGCAAGGCATATAAGCATGTTTTACACAATTATTTTGAGATTTTCCAAAGGAAGTTGACAAATAGTCATTATATAAGTTCATTTTTTTGTCTTAGAAGTGGTTTAAGAAGGTGAGAGATGCATATATTATAGCAGATCTTTTTATATGCATTGCAATGATATAATCAAGAGTAAGCATTTTACATACCTAACCGATCTACACCTCCACCATAAGCCTTTGAACAGATTACTTCCTCAAATGTGAATGCATAATCCCCAGGGACTGCATATCAGGTCTTGGGAGAGCCAATGTGGAGGAAATTTGAGCTGTGAAGCTCATGATCTCCTACCAGGTCTTGGGAGAGCCATGCAAACCAGCTGAATAACATGCCAATGTATACCATGGATTTTGGTGCAGTCCACTTAATATCGAATCTCCTAcgatataagaaaaaaaaatataatcgaATGAGATAGATGTTTGTTTCTTTAGTTACTTTATGCTTAAAGAGAAATAAATTAGATGTGGTTGAAGTCTAACGgtttgagaaatgagctagagatTTTTGTTTCTCCATTCAAATTCCCTAACTTGAATGGTACAATATGATTATAACCAGGAACATACTGATCCGTGATTTTATCAAAGCATAGATTCCCAGAAAAGTTCACACCCATTGGTGGAAAGGaatttatacaatgaataaaataaacaataaaataagTAGTTAaagaaaaatacataaaaaaacataGTACATAGTACATACCTCCTTGCAATCCTTAGCCTTCTTCTGTAATCTGTTGTACTGCTCAAAGAATAACAGCCTAGAATAAATTCCCACACTTCAGGTCCTATTGACAGATCTACCCCCTACACACAAATTAAAAACATTAGGGAAGTTCTATTCTATGCCTAAAAAActggaaaataaaataatattgtgTACTTATGGTAATAATTATCCCACATAATAaagagaaatgaaagtaggattctatgttgctatttcttgcatttaacctagAAACAAAATCCAGAAAAGCAACAGTTATGTATTAAATGATTCCCAATACTTACAGTGTGTTCAGACCGAAGTAGTTCAACTGCAGCATCATGATACGTATGAAACGCCTTTTTAAACACCTTCTTCTGGTCTGAAGTGATATTGAGCCCCTTAAAAAACTGCAATCAAcattaaatcatattattaaacCATATTGAAAATATCCATAATCAATATTGGAACCAAAATGCACCTCTTCAACAAGTTCTTCTCCAACATGTGAAAGTCCTATGAAGTACCTTGCATGTCTAGCAAAACTAGCAAGAAGAGACCGTTTTTTATGAGATGTGTCTCTATCTTTTAGGTGTTCTAAACTCGCAAGATCCTTAATAATGGTCATAAAAATTCCAGTATCTTCTATAACTCCATCAAAATACAGTTCCAGTAGAAGTTTTAAAGCACTTCATTTTTTCAAGGCCTTTAAGTTTCTGTCTGTGTCTACATCCTCTAAAGATTTCCCAGGAAAGAATGTTTTCATAAGGCCTTGGACCAAAGTTGGAGAAAAATCTTTGTATCTTTGATGAAGCAATGAACAGACTTGGTTTAcaggaaaataaataaataaaactcaaaTTGAAATATGTGATGAAGCATCTGAAAAGGGTAGTTACCTGAACTGCAGCCTGTATGTCTGAACTTTTTAACTTGGCATCACAGATTGCAGCCACTGCTTCACTCACAAATTTGCTTAAGTTGACATTTTTTAATTCATCCATAAGACTTTCACGCTGCTCTTCATTGATTTGCTTAAGTTTTTTATAACTGTTGTGTTACGTTTGATGCTAGAGTCCAATGTTTGCAAGGCACTGAAGTCTGgtgaaaaaaaagttaaaaagaatTTCAATAATCAATTCACAGAAGCTTAAAAAAGGAGCTTGAAATACTACTATACAGGTCTTTCAGGATTCAGATTACTCTGACGAAGAGCCAATTTTGCTACTAAGGATTTCTTTAATTCTTCACGACGTGATACCTGCACCAAGAAATAAACAGAGTTGATCTGTGGACATAATTGACTTCAAATTGAATTTAGTCCCATTTCAAtttagttataatatatatatatatatatatatatatatatatatatatatatatatatatatatatatatatatatatatatatatatatgtatgtagatTGGGCTTTAGGGTGAGTTCAAATTGAATTAAAATGAAAACTATGATAATGGAACATGAAAAGAATGagaatattttcattttttaccttttcaacccagGAGTCTTTATACTCCACAATAAAGGGATTTCGGATTTTTTATATAAGCTCTATCTACAAATAGAGATTGTAGATTAGTTTGGACATTTTGAAAGTAAAAAACTTTTCTAAAGTCATCACTAAATATCGAGGTTTAGATAGTCATCTTAAAATCATAAGCACATGAGAGATAAGATACCAACACATGGGTACAACTAAGCATTCATGGAATagacatacatacaaacatattaTGATAATGGAGCAAATGTGCAGAGTGCAGACATTAAAACAAACAAATTACAAAACTTGGTAAATTCAATTTCATTCTTACTTTTTTCTTTCATGTTTATGGCGTACAAGAAGGGTAGCACCAAATGCCTCCTTTCCAATTTGCTCAAGCACTTCGTATTGATCCATGTAGTGATGTAGCTAGCAATGCATTTCACTCTGtcatatataaacaattataaaaCCATGTAAGTATACAATGTCTTAAAAGCTTGTTGTGAGGTTCAATATAAAGATCAAAATGTAAAAAGCCAACCAGAATGTGTCAGTGTCTTAAAAACTTGCTGTGAAGGTAATTAGTATAGACAATCATTTATTAAAAACATGTTGTGAAGTTCATTCTACAACAACACTTTTTCCTTTCACCCACCATTTATAAAAGTCATAATGAGAAACTAAGTACTCACTGGGAAAAACACAGTGTGACCATGTCCTTTATACTTGCTCTGAAATTATCCAAATTAATGAAACATCAAGAAATAATTCCCTGAAACCGTAATGATTCTCTCAACCACCATAAGTAAATATCAAAATGTGAAAGCAAAGGATAAAGTAATGAGAATGTGTATCTAATTCTCCTTGATTTACGCCAGAATGTATTCAGTTTACGAACTCTAATTGCGGAATGACGAATGAATCACACTATGAGATACTAAATTTGAATCTAACACGGGGAGATCCAAACGAAACAAGCAACCAACAAAGCAAATACCACGAATAATTGCATACAACCGGATTTCAAAACGGATCCAAACTGAATTAAGCACCATAGAACTTGAAATAAGAAATGtgatataataataatacaacACGATACCTGGAAAATTAATCAGAGAAGATGCAGCTCCAGGAACAGCAACTGAAAGCAAAAGACGAATAAGAAGTCAACTTCAAATGCATCGTAAATCGTGCCAAAAaacaaaattgaagaaaaattgAAGTAACAAAAGCTTGCTATTACTTTTTATGTTGTATCAGTGACTGAATCGAAGTCAAAGTGAAAAGCAAGATTAAAGTATATAACTGATAAGGAGAATTTGAATGAAGTAACTGACGCAAAGCAGAGAAGAACAGTGAAGATGAAGATTAGTTGCATCGAAGATGGAGAAAGTGAAATATAAAGCCTGACATTCCAAAaacagatggagaagaagagaaaAGACGAATAAGAATTCAACTTCAACAACAAATATTCATTAgcaaacacaaaaacaaaaaagtcaaaaatacAAATTAGGTTAAGAGGAGAGGTCTTCATTCCAAAaacagatggagaagaagagaaaAATCTTCATACCTGATTTAGGGAATAAAAGAATCTTTAGAGATTGAATGTAAGAGAAAGAAATCTAGGGCATATACATGAAGAAAAAGAGAACAATCTTCGAACCTGATGCCTCCTCCGCTTTTGTTTTCTGCATCTTGATGTTTCCGATCGTACCTTGAACCTCTGACTTTCGATCCCAAATCTGACTTGTAACCTTCGATTTCTGATCTTCAACCTCTAATTCGAGTCATATAGTTTCGAATCTCAGAAAATTTACCTTGCTACCTCTTATTTCTGATGAAAGAGGAGACTCAAATCTGAGAGAAAAATGAGGAGTCGATAATTAGAGCAAGAGGGaatgaagaaaaaaaaggaaggcggggtttttaattttttaggatttcattttccccctggttattaaaggatggaacgcgcgttccagttaaatttataaagcgacatccttagacgacacgcatcttattataggtgccctccgtgttttttttggacactaatttaagggcacgcaataatgcgcgacctaaatccttaaattttttgaagatataacacttttttaatgtcactctcttttgcgtaacataaatcaatgagtgtcattgtttgcgcgtcgtaaaagggtctttttcttgtagtgattggACCATCAGAATGTAGAGTATTGGACTACAAATAAATGTTTGGGCCTTAAGGCAAGACCGTGTAAAGGTTTAGACCCAATTTGGAAAagtgggccatagttgggccttggttcataattagacttttgggccttgggcttgagtcaagctaagttcggggtaaagtagtcttttaccccaagcacggacttatggatatgtgttgggaaccaattattaattgggtgttattttgatgttgacagatccAGGAATTTTTCATCCAGAAGCTAGGGTTTTGTCAGCGGGACTTTAGTAGTGTGAGGCGAGTTTtcctctagtaggaacgggtcgaaggcactaatgtcggcccgtttatgtatgatAGCATATGTCGGACTTAGGTCCGATGCCGGGGTTAGCCGGATACAAAATATgtccgatgtcggggcggtcccgagaagtgtatatgtatgcttgatgtatgTGTGACTAAATACCTATGGTTTACCTACCGATTACCTTTATATGTAGGCAATCTGTAGGTATTTACGTACAGATTATCTACggtcttttttttatttttctatttttctatttttcaagggtcaaatgtcgttttttttttcatttaattttttttcacagcttcattatactttgatttctttgttttaaccaaGTTATACATAAgataaactaggtgtgagacctatgtattacatgagtttatttataaagaaaaacaatataaaattctaaacatttgaaaagtatgaatttataagaaaagtgagaaaatattgattataaaaattaaagtgtttttttctattttaaatttaaacaaataatttagttaataaatacagaaaattaataaatctttaatttggtaattttgaaattagaaggaaagttcattaatgaaattgatatgcattcattattgaatataaatactTTCTACAATTTAATAAATTGAAAAAACCATAATATGACAtgtgaaataaaaattaatttaaaataatcacaAAAATTACATGTGGTAAAATAAATGAGattgtgacatgtggcaaaaagatctttatttattagggatgaCTTACATACAAAAATATGCATCATTAGAAcccattactatatatatatatatatatatatatatatatatatatatatatatatatatatatatatatatatatatataaacttcttaccttcctaccaaaattttccttcttatttgatcttgactctctctctctctctctatatatatatatatatatatatatatatatatatatatatatatatatatatatatatatatatatatatatatatatagagagagagagagagagagagagtcaagatcaaataagaaggaaaattttggtaggaaggtaagaagttttttttctacatattttttaacgaatatacaaaatatatcattagatgattcaaagctaagatgattcacaagaaaaaattcccaaaaaaacatcttcatgattcatttttaagttaattaagaaaaaattcacttttatgacaattttagtgaataacaacgaaatcattgtataaatgaatcatcggtGTGTTTTTTGGAGATTTTTTGTggtgaatcatgttatttttgattcatttcttttgttcgtcagaaaagtatgtagaaaaaaaacttcttatctTCCTAccgaaaaaaatttcttaccggatctatatatataaataataaaaagttatttatgtttgttcttaAGCCACAATTGacatcattaaacaaatacatgATATTAGTACATACATATTGTGTGCATATAGATATATCTACTTATTTGTATTTGTGTATAGAAAATAACTTTGATTTATATAAAAAACAATTCTAAATGAATAATGTGTTCTAATGATGCATATGTTTTGTATGTAAGTTTATATTATGTATAACTTGATGAAaacaaagaaatgaaagtatAATTATGTTgtaaaaaattaaatgaaaaaaacaACATTTCACCctcaaaaaatagaaaatagaagAACGatcgtaggtaatctgtaggtaaatacctGCGGATTACCTACAGATAAAGGGAATCGGTAGATAATCCGTAGGTATATACCAACAAATTACCTacaatctttttttatttttctatttttcaatggtttaatgttgtttttttcgttttatttttttcgttttatttttttcacaacataattatactttgattgctttgttttcaCCGAGTTATATACAACATAAATTTACATACAAACGTATGCATCATTACAACTCATTACTATATATAATATACAAAAAGTTATATATGTTGGTTCTTAAGCCATAATTAacatcattaaacaaatacatgatatactaaatattattatttttaattgtttgtgttttaaatatgtaaaaacaaAACGATCAGAAAAAAAAGTTTTAAGACTCAAAtaatgaaacataataataataataataataataataataataataataataataataataataataataatggaaataataataataataataataataataataataataataataataataataataataataataataataataataataaaattataaatttgtcTGTTCTTCGTAGCTATCTTGTAGCTATTCTCTTCCGTCGGTAGTCTGTAGCTATTATGTAGCTAGTTACCTATGGAATACTTATGAATTTACGTTTTTTTAATATGAAGCCATCAAGTGATTTCTTTTTTGAAACTGAAATTAATATccatgatagaaattaaaaagaTAGTAGGGGAGTTGTTGTGGCTGGAGTGATAAATAAAATCACCAGAGAAAATAAATGAAGCTTACCCATCGAAGCAAAGAGGGAAGGGTAGAAGTCTATAAAAGGGAAGGACAACTGAGAACATACCAAGTTCAACTTTTTGGGGTGAATTATTTTTGGCTATGTTTAGTGACATTTTTGCATCTTTAGGTTTGAGTTAAAGTTTCTTTTATTGGTCTAGCCTCAAAAATAGTCATTGGAGACCGATTCAAGGTTGGGACTGGTGTGACCTGAACAGATTGTGAACCATCGGGATGCTTGGATTGTAAAAATACTCTAGACCATCATTTTATGCCTATAATATTAATTTGTGAGTGCCATATGTTATTGTGATATATAACAAAAATGTGAAGGTAAAACAAATAGAATGAATATTGAATGAAGTATAAACCGGTTTTAACAAAGAATCATGTATTTTTCTATGGGTTGAGAGTGACGCGTCAATGTGATCAtgttcaaattatttgcatgtgaAACTACGTCTAAAATTGAAATAGTTGAATTACTTTATCTGGATGGACCGATATGATTTATAGAGCTATCCCGATGCTTAAGTTGACTTACTTCAAAGCCCGCAACAATTTTCAAATGTAATGCCTATATACACGCTTATATATCGATTATGATGTAAACGTTCACAACATAGTACATTAACATTGTTCTGGTAACAAATAACATTCATATATCCTACTAAAATAAAGAGGAAAAATAGACGTTTCCAATCCCACAAACTTATTTAATACAAGACGACTTCTTATTGTAAAAGAAAACAACATGACTTAGTACACGAGTACTTCTTATTATAAAAGAAAACAACATGACTTAGTACAAGAGTACTTCTTATTATAAAAGAAAACAACATAACATTCTTATATTTCCTTCTTGTTGCTTACTCAGTCCTTTGGGTTTAACTTCAAGCAATAGTTTGGATTACCTTCATGTAGCTTTGTTGATTTCAATTGCTTTCTTGGCATTAAGAAATCTCATGAACCATATTGCAGAAGTCTTTGGGTACCTAGTGTATTTCCCATGAGCGTAATCTATATAAAATAGTCCAAAACGAACCGAATATCCTGAGGCCCACTCAAAATTATCCATCAATGACCAAGCGAAGTACCCCACAACTTTACTGCCATCTCTACAACAGTATAACGAGGTTTGATTAGAATGGAGGTGAAGTTTAGGATCATGCAACACAATGTCCCCATTGAGGCATAATACATAACTGAGTATATATGTGGTATATAATATAAGTTTACCTAATTGCATCTCTGAGGCTTTGAAGATGTGTATTGTAATAATTAACACGTTTCTCATCAACACGggcttcttcaagtttgagatcGTTATTATTTGCATCAGGCCAGCCTACATAAACAGCGCCATTGACCTCGTAATATTGTTTTCAATAATTTATGATGAAATAAACTGACAATTATATGTATAAGCAGgtgaaaagaaaatctaaattgATTACCATTCTCAGTTATATATATCGTTGGATCTCCGTACTCAGATTTGATTTGCATAAGCGATTTGTATAAGCCAAGTGGATACGAATAAAACCAATAAACACCTCCCTACGCACATTGCTCAAGTAACTTAAATTATGAAACAAATTAAAAACAATATGAATCTAATATCAAAAGGAAGTATATACCTGTGGTCCTATAGGTACCCCATTAAGATCATCTGAAAAGACAAAGCATATATATATCAAGGCTTATATCTATTTCCAATCACTTAATTAAGCATATATAGATATACCTGGCTGTTGATGGACCTTGCTATCTGTCAAGTAGGAGACGACATCAGTTGGTGCTGCAGTGGTGGCGTATTGAGCAGTATAGTAGTTCAACCCAAGAAAATTGAAAGATCCAGTCAATAACTCGATTTGCTTATCTGTGAATTCAGGCAAACGGCCATCCGTAACATTATCTATCATACTCTGGGGGTACTTGCCATTAAATATTGAGTTCATGAACCTGCAGCAAAAATTTGATCAATTAATATACGTACGTACATGTACATAGATTCTGATGAAGTTTTACAGATAGACTCACCATCCGAAAATAAAGTCTATGCCTCTATTGGCTGCATCCTTGTCATCCTGACTGGTTGGATCAAGTGGCTGGTAAAACTGTGTGTTTAACGTAATTCCGATCACACCCCCTTGGCTTTCCTGCAAGGTTGATCGAGTCCACACTTAGTTaattaaacctctctctctctctctctctctctctctctctctctctctctctatatatatatatatatatatatatatatatatat is a window of Lactuca sativa cultivar Salinas chromosome 1, Lsat_Salinas_v11, whole genome shotgun sequence DNA encoding:
- the LOC128132211 gene encoding beta-glucosidase 12-like, translating into MMKKMGLKAYRFSISWSRLLPGGKASMGINQEGVDYYNNLINELIENGITPYATLFHWDLPNALEEDYMGFLSELVVLDFVDYAEFCFWEFGDRVKHWITLNEPYTFAAMGYAYGTMAPGRGGGDTETQQAVLASGNNLGTRWESCHWESYHANIVRLYRDRFKESQGGVIGITLNTQFYQPLDPTSQDDKDAANRGIDFIFGWFMNSIFNGKYPQSMIDNVTDGRLPEFTDKQIELLTGSFNFLGLNYYTAQYATTAAPTDVVSYLTDSKVHQQPDDLNGVPIGPQGGVYWFYSYPLGLYKSLMQIKSEYGDPTIYITENGWPDANNNDLKLEEARVDEKRVNYYNTHLQSLRDAIRDGSKVVGYFAWSLMDNFEWASGYSVRFGLFYIDYAHGKYTRYPKTSAIWFMRFLNAKKAIEINKAT